In Nicotiana tabacum cultivar K326 chromosome 2, ASM71507v2, whole genome shotgun sequence, the following proteins share a genomic window:
- the LOC107776455 gene encoding uncharacterized protein LOC107776455, which yields MATSLAAMTARRAATFTRFPISSSTAQAASLSQRRGLAGAADHHGPPKVNCWKEPMNPAQWKEEHFVIVSLSGWGLLFYGGYKLFTGGKKNKEEKLVQAAQ from the exons ATGGCAACTTCACTGGCAGCGATGACGGCGCGTCGAGCCGCAACCTTCACGCGCTTCCCCATCTCAAGCTCTACGGCTCAAGCAGCTTCTCTTTCTCAGCGCCGCGGCCTTGCCGGCGCTGCTG ATCATCACGGGCCACCTAAGGTCAATTGCTGGAAAGAACCTATGAATCCTGCACAATGGAAAGAAGAACAT TTTGTGATTGTATCTTTGTCTGGATGGGGCTTGCTTTTCTACGGTGGATACAAGCTCTTCACTGGAGGCAAGAAGAACAAAGAAGAG aaattggTTCAAGCGGCACAGTAA